A single Polyodon spathula isolate WHYD16114869_AA chromosome 6, ASM1765450v1, whole genome shotgun sequence DNA region contains:
- the LOC121317087 gene encoding neudesin-like, with amino-acid sequence MLSVQMYLTFCSFIILSSFAQELRHKPVETKPVRLFTEEDLAKYNGQEDGQPIYMAVKGVVFDVSSGKDFYGKGAAYNALVGKDSTRAVAKMSLEPDDLTSDTSGLTEEQMKALEDIFINVYKAKYPIVGYTSRRILNEDGTPNKNFKPEDQPNFTIKEEF; translated from the exons atgttatccgttcaaatgtatttaacgttttgtagttttattattttaagctcTTTTGCACAGGAATTGAGACACAAACCTGTTGAAACCAAGCCAGTCCGACTTTTTACAGAAGAGGACTTAGCAAAATACAATGGGCAAGAG gatgGCCAGCCGATTTACATGGCTGTGAAAGGAGTTGTCTTTGATGTCTCTTCTGGAAAAG ACTTTTATGGGAAAGGTGCCGCATACAATGCCCTGGTTGGGAAAGACTCCACAAGAGCTGTGGCGAAGATGTCTCTTGAACCAGACGACCTCACCTCTGACACT AGCGGACTTACTGAAGAGCAGATGAAGGCTCTTGAAGACATTTTCATAAACGTGTATAAAGCTAAATATCCAATTGTTGGCTACACTTCCAGACGCATTCTCAATGAAGACGGCACCCCAAACAAAAACTTCAAACCTGAAGATCAGCCCAACTTTACCATCAAGGAGGAGTTCTAA